Genomic DNA from Anas platyrhynchos isolate ZD024472 breed Pekin duck chromosome 30, IASCAAS_PekinDuck_T2T, whole genome shotgun sequence:
TTTAGGAGTGACCCCAAATCCGGATTCACCCCAAATTGGGGTGACCCCAAATCCGGATCACCCCAAAATGGGGTCATCCTAAATCCAGAGTGACCCCAAAATGGGGTGACCCCGAATTTAGGAGTGACCCCAAATCTGGATTGCCCCAAAATGGGGTGACCCCCAATTTAGGAGTGACCCCAAATGGGGTCACCCCAAAAATGGAGTGACTCCGAATCtggatcaccccaaaatggGGTCACCCCAAATTTAGGAGTGACCCCAAATCCGGATTGCCCCAAAATGGGGTCACCCCAAATTTAGGAGTGACCCCAAATCCGGATTGCCCCAAgatggggtcaccccaaatTTAGGAGTGACCCCAAATGGGGTCAACCCTAAAATGGGGTCACTCCGAATCTGGATCACCCCAAATTGGGGTCACCCCAAATTTAGGAGTGACCCCAAATCCGGATTGCCCCAAAATGGGGTGACCCCGAATCTAGGAGTGACCCCAAATGGGGTCACCCCAAAAATGGAGTGACTCCGAATCTGGATTGCCCCAAAATGGGGTGACCCCAAATTTAGGAGTGACCCCAAATCCGGATCACCCCAAAATGGGGTCACCCCAAATTTAGGAGTGACCCCAAATCtggatcaccccaaaatggGGTCACCCCAAATCCAGATTGCCCCAAAATGGGGTCATCCTAAATCCAGAGTGACCCCAAAATGGGGTGACCCCGAATCTAGGAGTGACCCCAAATGGGGTCACCCCAAAAATGGAGTCACTCCGAATCTGGATCACCCCAAATTGGGGTCACCCCAAATTTAGGAGTGACCTCAAATCCAGATTGCCCCAAAATGGGGTAATCCTAAATCCAGAGTGACCCCAAAATGGGGTGACCCCGAATTTAGGAGTGACCCCAAATGGGGTCACCCCAAAAATGGAGTGACTCCGAATCTGGATTGCCCCAAAATGGGGTGACCCCAAATCCGGATCGCCCCAAAATGGGGTGACCCCAAAATTGGAGTGATTCTGGTTCCAGATTGCCCCCAAAATGGGGTCACCCCGAATTTAGGAGTGACCCCAAATCCGGATCACCCCAAAATGGGGTCACCCCAAATTTAGGAGTGACCCCAAATCCAGATTGCCCCAAAATGGATTGACCCCAAATCCGGATCACCCCAAAATGGGGCCACCACAAATTTAGGAGTGACCCCAAATCCGGATTATCCCAAAATGGAGTGACCCCGAATTTAGGAATGACCCAAAATGGGGTGACCCCAAAACTGGAGTGACTCCGAATCTGGACAACCCCTAATTGGGGTCACCCCAAATTTAGGAATGACCCCAAATGGGGTCAACCCTAAAATGGGATCACCCCTAATCCGGATCATCCCAAAATGGGGTGACCCCAAATTTAGGAGTGACCCCAAATCCGGATTGCCCCAAAATGGGGTCACCCCAAATCCGGAGTGACCCCAAATTGGTGTTTTTTACCCCAAAATAAACTTCTGGTTTCCCCGCCAccacttttgttgttttttaccCCAAAATAAACTTTTGGTTTCCCCACCACCACTTTTAGGGTATTTTACCCCAAAATAAGCTTTTAGGTTCCCCACCACCACTTTTGGTGTTTTTTACCCCGAAATAAGCTTTTGGTGTCCCTGCCACCACTTTTAGGGTATTTTACCCCAAAATTAACTTTTTGGGTTCCCTACCACCACTTTTAGGGTATTTTACCCCAAAATAAACTTTTGGGTTCCCTACCACCACTTTTAGGGTATTTTACCCCAAAATAAACTTCTAGGGTCTCCGCTACcgcttttggtgttttttacCCCAAAATAAACTTCTGGGTTCCCCGCTACCACTTTTAGGGTATTTTACCCCAAAATTAACTTTGGGTTCTCCACTACCACTTTTGATGTTTTTTACCCCAAAATTAACTTTTGAGGTCCCTGCCACCGCTTTTGGCGTTTTTTACCCCAAAACAAACTTTTAGGTTCCCCGCCACCACGTTTAGGGTATTTTACCCCAAAATAAACTTTTGGTGTCCCCGCCACCACTTCTGGTGTTTTTTACCCCAAAATGAACTTTTGGATTCCCTGCCAccgtttttgctgttttttaccCCCAAATTAACTTTTAGGTTCCCCGCCTCCACTTTTAgggtatttcaccccaaaattaACTTTTGGGTTCCCCACCACcaattttggtgttttttaCCCCAAAATGAATTTTTGGGTTCCCCACCACCACTTTTAGGGTATTTTACCCCAAAATAAACTTTTGGGTTCCCTGCCTCCACTTTTAGGGTATTTCACCCCAAAGTTAACTTTTGGAGTCCCCGCCACCACTTTTAGGGTATTTTACCCCAAAATAAACTTCTGGGGTCTCCGCTACCGCTTTTGGGGTATTTTACCCCAAAATTAACTTTTGGAGTCCACACGACCACTTTTGGTGTTTTTTACCCCAAAATAAACTTCTGGGTTCTCCACTACCACTTTTAGGGTATTTTACCCCAAAATTAACTTTTGGGTTCTCCACTACCACTTTTGATGTTTTTTACCCCAAAATTAACTTTTGAGGTCCCCGCCACCACTTTTGGTGTTTTTTACCCCAAAATTAACTTTTAGGTTCCCCGCCTCCACTTTTAgggtatttcaccccaaaattaACTTTTGGGTTCCCCACCACCACTTTTGGTGTTTTTTACCCCAAAATAAACTTTTGGTGTCCCCGCCACCACTTTTAGGGTATTTTACCCCAAAATTAACTTTTTGGGTTCCCTACCACCACTTTTAGGGTATTTTACCCCAAAATAAACTTTTGGGTTCCCCACCACCACTTTTAGGGTATTTTACCCCAAAACTAACTTCTGGTGTCCCCGCCACtgcttttgctgtattttaCCCCAAAATGAATTTTTGGGTTCCCCGCCAccgtttttgctgtttttcaccccaaaatgaACTTCTGGGTTCCCCGCCTCCACTTTTAgggtatttcaccccaaaattaacttttggggtctctgcccccccccaggtgacCCCCTCGAGCCCCCCCCGGCTTTCGGGGTGCTCCCGCTGCggcccccccggcgcccccACCTGCGCCCGCTGCGGGCAGCCCGTGCTGCACGTGAGTAGGGGGCTATAGGGTCTATAGGGTCTATAGGGtctataggggatggggggggggtatagggggcgaggggggggctatggggtctatagggggtgtgggggggtatgggggatatagggtctggggggggtgtaggggatatagggggtttgggggggggggctataggggattTAGGGGGTACGGGGTCTATAGGGGTGTGGGCGTTATGGGGTCTATAGGGTCTCTATATACATATGGATATTTAGGGTGTGTGGGGGTAtataggggtctttggggggggtTTATAGGGGTCTATGGGGGGTCTATAGGGGTCTATGGGGGGTCTATAGGTTCTATAGGGGTTTATAGGGTCTATAGGGGGTCTATAGGGTCTATAGGGGTTTATAGGGTCTATAGGGGTCTGTAGGGTCTATAGGTTCTACAGGGGGTCTATAGGGGTCTATAGGGGTCTACAGTGTCTCTAGGGGATCTATGGGGTCTATAGGGGTTTATAGGGTCTATAGGGGTCTGTAGGGTCTATAGGGGGTCTATAGGGTCTGTAAGGGTATATAGGGTCTATAGGGGGGTGTATAGGGTCTATAGGGGTCTACAGTGTCTATAGGGGATCTATGGGGTCTATAGGGGTTTATAGGGTCTATAGGGGTCTATGGGGTCTATAGGGGATCTATGGGGTCTATAGGGGTCTATAGGGTCTATAGGGGATCTATGGGGTCTATAGGGGTCTATAGGGTCTATGGGGTCTATAGGGGGTCTATAGGGTCTATAAGGGTATATAGGGTCTATAGGGGTCTGTAGGGGGTGTATAGGGTCTATAGGGGTCTACAGCATCTATAGAGGATCTATGGGGTCTATAGGGGTTTATAGGGTCTATAGGGGTCTGTAGGGTCTATAGGGGGTCTATAGGGTCTATAAGGGTAGATAGGGTCTATAGGGGTCTATGGGGGGCGTGTAGGGTCTATAGGGGTCTACAGTGTCTATAGGGGATCTATGGGGTCTATAGGGGTTTATAGGGTCTATAGGGGTCTATGGGGTCTATAGGGGATCTATGGGGTCTATAGGGGTCTATAGGGTCTATGGGGTCTATAGGGGTCTATAGGGGTCTATAGGGGTCTGTAGGGTCTATAGGGGATCTATGGGGTCTATAGGGGTCTATAGGGTCTATAGGGGATCTATGGGGTCTATAGGGGTCTATAGGGTCTATGGGGTCTATAGGGGTCTATAGGGGTCTATAGGGGTCTGTAGGGTCTATAGGGGATCTATGGGGTCTATAGGGGTCTATAGGGTCTATAGGGGATCTATGGGGTCTATAGGGGTCTATAGGGTCTATGGGGTCTATAGGGGTCTATAGGGGTCTATAGGGGTCTGTAGGGTCTATAGGGGTCTGTAGGGTCTATAGGGGGTCTATAGGGGTCTATAGGGGGCGTATAGGGTCTATAGGGGGTCTATAGGGGATCTATGGGGTCTATAGGGGTCTACAGTGTCTATGGGGGATCTATGGGGTCTATAGGGGTCTATAGGGGGTGTATAGGGTCTATAGGGGATCTATGGGGTCTATAGGGGTTTATAGGGTCTATAGGGGTCTATAGGGGTCTGTGGGGTCTATAGGGGATCTATGGGGTCTATAGGGTCTAtaggggtctctaggggtctgtGGGGTCTATAGGGTCTATAGGGGCCATCAGCGAtgtccccccctcctccccccccagaAAATGGTGACGGCGCTGGACAGGACCTGGCACCCCGAGCACTTCTGCTGCACCCACTGCGGGCAGCCCTTCGGTGACGAGGGtgggtggcacctcggggacaccccggggacacctcggggacacCCCGGGGACACCCCTGGGACCCGGTGgcacccctgggacccccccccccaccccgtgtccccctcccGGCGTCCCCTTGTCCCATCGGGTCCCCGCGGTGGCCTCcgcgtccccgtgtccccgttgatgtccccaatgtccccagtgACGTCATCAATGTCCCCAGTGACGTCATCGATGTCCCTAATGATGTCATCGATGTCCTTAATGATGTCATcgatgtccccaatgtccccgttgaccaccccaatgtccccaacagtgtccccagtgtcccatTGACCCCACTGATGTCCCCAATGACCCCATTGAcgcccccaatgaccccaagaCCCCTGTTGAGGTCCCCAATGACCCCATTGAtgtccccaatgaccccaacGCCCCCCGGGGAtgtccccaatgaccccaatgaccccatTGACATCCCCAATACCCCATTGATGCCCCCAGTGACCCCATTAATGTCCCCAACGCCCCCTTTGAtgtccccaatgaccccaatGCCCCCGTTGAtgtccccaatgaccccaacGTCCCCACTGACGCCCCCAACGCCCCCATTGACATCCCCAAtgaccccaatgaccccattgacgtccccaatgaccccaagACCCGTGTTGATGTTCCCAATGACCCCTTTGATGTCCCCAACGCCCCCAATGACCCCATTGATGTCCCCAATGCCCCTGTTGACTTCCCCAACGCCCCCATTGACACCCCCaacgaccccaaaacccccggGGATGTCCCCAACGCCCCCATTAATGTCCCCAACGCCCCCTTTGACATCCCCAAtgaccccaatgaccccatTGACACCCCCAATGACCCCATTGACGCCCCCAACGCCCCCATTGACACCCCCAACGACCCCAACGCCCCCAGAGATGTCCCCAGTGACCCTGTTGACgtccccaatgaccccaacACCCCCGTTGATGTCCCCAATGACCCCATTGACGCCCCCAACGCCCCCATTGACATCCCCAATGCCCCGTTGAcacccccaatgaccccaacgCCCCCATTAACGTCCCCAACGCCCCCAATGACCCCATTGACATCCCCAATGACCCCATTGACGCCCCCAATGACCCCATTGAtgtccccaatgaccccaacACCCCCCGGGGATGTCCCCAATGACCCCATTGAcgcccccaatgaccccaagaCCCCTGTTGAGGTCCCCAATGACCCCATTGACACCCCCAACGCCCCCATTGACgtccccaatgaccccaacGCCCCCCGGGGATGTCCCCAATGCCCCCATTGATGTCCCCAATGACTCCATTGATGCCATTGAtgtccccaatgaccccaacGCCCCCGTTGATGTCCCCAATGACCCTGTTGACGTTCCCAACGCCCCCATTGACGTCCCCAATGACCCCGTTGATGTCCCCAATGACCCCATTGAcacccccaatgaccccaacgACCCCATTAACGTCCCCAATGCCCCTGGTGACACCCCCAACATCCCCGGTGAtgtccccaatgaccccaatgaccccatTGATGCCCCCAACGCCCCCATTGACTTCCCCAACGCCCCCGTTGAcacccccaatgaccccaaaacccccattgatgtccccaatgaccccaacGACCCCATTGACATCCCCAATGACCCCAATGTCCCCGGGGATGTCCCGAACGCCCCCATTAATGTCCCCAATGCCCCCAACACCCCCGTTGACTTCCCCAACGCCCCCATTGACGCCCCCAACGCCCCGTTGAcacccccaatgaccccaacgACCCCATTAAtgtccccaatgaccccaatGACCTCATTGACGTCCCCAACGCCCCCATGGACgtccccaatgaccccaacACCCCCGTTGATGTCCCCAATGACCCCATTGATGTCCCCAACGCCCCCATTGACATCCCCAATGCCCCGTTGAcacccccaatgaccccaacgCCCCCATTAACGTCCCCAACGCCCCCAATGACCCCATTGACATCCCCAATGACCCCATTGACGCCCCCAACGCCCCCATTGAcacccccaatgaccccaacgCCCCCAGAGATGTCCCCAGTGACCCTGTTGACgtccccaatgaccccaatGACCCCGTTGATGTCCCCAATGCCCCCATTGATGTCCCCAATGACTCCATTGATGCCATTGACgtccccaatgaccccaatgaccccatTGACGTCCCCAACGACCCCAATGCCCCCGTTGGCGTTCCCAACGCCCCCAACGTCCCCAGAGATGTCCCCAGTGACCCCATTGAcgcccccaatgaccccaatgACCCCAGGGATGTCCCCAATGCCCCCATAGAtgtccccaatgaccccaacACCCCCGTTGACGCCCCCAATGCCCCCGTTGACACCCCCAACGCCCCCATAGAtgtccccaatgaccccaacACCCCCGTTGACGCCCCCAATGCCCCCGTTGACACCCCCAACACCCCCATTGACgtccccaatgaccccaatgaccccatTGATGTCCCCAATGACCCCATTGACACCCCCAACGCCCCCATTGATGCCCCCAACGCCCCCATTGACgtccccaatgaccccaaaacccccattGACgtccccattgaccccattaaTGTCCCCAACGCCCCCGGTGACGTCCCCAACGTCCCCCCCcaaaggcttcctggagaaggACGGGCAGCCCTACTGCCGCCGGGACTTCGCCGAGCTCTTCTCCAGCCGCTGCCGGGGCTGCGGGCGCCCGATCCTAGAGGGCTACATCGCCGCCCTACAGGGCCTCTGGCACCCCGAGTGCTTCGTCTGCCGGGTGAGACCCCCCCGTCAcccccctgtcacccccccgtcaccccctgtcaccccctgtcacccccctGTCACCCCCCTGTCACCCCCTGTCCCCCATTGTCACCTCCTGCCACCCATTGTCACCTCCTTGGGGTTGTAGGGCCGGCGTTgatgtccccatgtccttgATGTCCCCAAATCCTTGATGTCCCCATGTTCCTTGGCCATCGATGTCCCCAAATCCTCGATGTCCCCAATTCCTCGATGTCCCCAAATCCTCAACGTCCCCAAATCCTTGACGTTCCCCAAATATCTCCCCATTTCTTGGTCATCGATGTCCCCATGCCCTTAATGTCCCCAAATCCTTGATGTCCCCATGGTCCTTGGCCATCAGTGTCCCCATATCCTCAATGTCCCCAAATCCTCGATGACCCCAAATCCTCGATGTCCCCAAATCCTTGATGTCCCCAAATCCTCAACGTCCCCAAATCCTCGATGTCCCCAAGTCCTCGATGTTCTCCAAATATCTCCCCATTTCTTGGTCATCGATGTCCCCATGCCCTTAATGTCCCCAAATCCTCGATGACCCCAAATCCTTGATGTCCCCAAATCCTTGATGTCCCCATGTTCCTTGGCCTTCAATGTCCCCATATCATCAATGTCCCCAAATCCTTGATGACCCCAAATCCTCAATGTCCCCAAATCCTCGATGTCCCCAAATCCTCAACGTCCCCAAATCCTCGATGTCCCCAAATCCTCAATGTCCCCAAATCCTCGATGACCCCAAATCCTCAATGTCCCCAAATCCTTGATGTCCCCAAATCCTCGATGACCCCAAATCCTCAATGTCCCCAAATCCTTGATGGCCCCATGGTCCTTGGCCATCAATGTCCCCATATCCTCAATGTCCCCAAATCCTTGATGTCCCCAAATCCTCGATGTCCCCAAATCCTTGATGTCCCCAAATCCTTGATGGCCCCATGGTCCTTGGCCATCAATGTCCCCATATCCTCAATGTCCCCAAATCCTCGATGACCCCAAATCCTTGATGTCCCCATGTTCCTTGGCCATCGATGTCCCCAAATCCTCGATGTCCCCAAATCCTTGACGTTCCCCAAATATCTCCCCATTTCTTGGCCATCGATGTCCCCATGCCCTTGATGTCCCCAAATCCTTGACGTCCCCAAATCCTCGACATCCCCAAATCTTTGATGTCCCCAAATCATCAACGTCCCCAAATCATCAACGTCCCCAAATCCTTGATGTCCCCATGGTCCTTGGCCATCGATGTCCCCAAATCCTCAACGTCCCCAAATCCTCAACGTCCTCAAATCCTCGATGTCCCCAAATCCTTGACGTTCTCCAAATATCTCCCCATTTCTTGGTCATCGATGTCCCCATGCCCTTAATGTCCCCAAATCCTCGATGTCCCCAAATCCTTGATGTCCCCAAATCTTCAATGTCCCCAAATCCTTGAAtacaatcccaccccaaaccctccaaaacccacccaaaacccctccaaacccccactttttcccccaaaacccccccaacccccccttttttccccccaacttcccccaactccccccaaatcccccccaaaaccccccaaccccccccaacaaccccccaaaccacccctttttccccaaaatcccccccaaatcccccccaaacctccccttttttccaaaaaaaaaaacatttttttccccaaacctccccttttttccccccaaacccccccaaatcccatttttttcccaaaatccctttttttccccccaaacccctgaAAACCCCTCCAAAcacccctttttcccccaaaattcccccttttcccccaaacccccctccaactcccccaaatctcccccaaaacctccttttttccccccaaacccccctttttcccccaaatcgcccccaacccccccttttttccccccaaaacccccccaaatccccctctaactcccccaaatccccctttttTCTGCCCAAacccctcttttttcccctcaaaactcccttttttcccccaaaacccccttttttccccaaatcccctccaaCTCCCCCAAATCTCCTCCAAaaccccctttttccccccaaaacccccttttttccccccaaaaaaacccaaacccccttttttcccccaaatctcccccaaaaccccccttttttccccaaaaccccccttttttcccagaaacctcccctttttcccccaaaagacccAAAAccgcatttttttcccccaaaaaaaggagTGCCTCGCCCCCTTCGCCGGCGGCACCTTCTACGAGGAGCGGGGCCACCCCTACTGCGAGCGCCACCTCCCCGCCCGCCGGGGGTCCCGGTGCGGGGGTTGCGGGGAGCCCATCGCCGGGCGCTGCGTCACCGCCATGGCCCAGCGCTTCCACCCCGAGCACTTCGTCTGCGCCTTCTGCCTCCGGCCCCTGGCCAAGGGAACCttccaggagcaggaggggaagcCCTACTGCCAGCCCTGCTACCGCCGCCTCTTCGGCTGAGCCCCAcacttgtggggctgccccatagatAGCCtctggagaccccaaaaccaccatGAGAACGTCCAACGGGACCCCCATGGGAAGTTCTCCTTGATGGATCTGGTCTTGAAGGCATCTCATGGGGCTTCAAGGCTGAGAAGATGGGGTTCTGGGATCAATGGGGTGCCCCACACttatggggctgccccatagatAGCCcctggagaccccaaaaccaccatGAGAACGTTTTATGGGGGGCCCGTTGGATGTTCTTCGTGATGGATGGGGTCTTGAAGGCATCTCATGGGGCTTCGAGGCTGAGAAGATCAAGATCTGGGATCAATGGGGTGCCCCACACTTATGGGGCGCCCCATAGATAGCCCATAGGTACCCCAAAACCACCACGAGAATGTTTTATGGGGGGCCCGTTGGATGTTCTTCGTGATGGATGTGGTCTTGAAGGCATCTAATGGGGCTTCAGGACCTAAGGGATGGGGATCTGGGATCAGTGGGGTGCCCCACACTTATGGGGTGCCCCATAGATATCCCATAGGTACcccaaaaacaacaagagaatGTCCAACGGGACCCCCATTGGATGTTCTCCATGGTGGATGGGGTCTTGAAGGCATCTCATGGGGCTTCGGGACCTAAGGGATGGGGATCTGGGATCAGTGGGGTGCCCCACACTTGGGGGGCTGCCCCATAGATATCCCATGGACACcccaaaaacaacaagagaacGTCCCATGGGGGTCCCGTTCCTTGGGTTCCTTGGTGGACGTGGTCTTGAAGGCATCTCGTTTGGCTTCGAGGCCAAGAAGATGGGGTTCTGGGGTCAGTGGGGTGCCCCAcacttgtggggctgccccatagatAGGCcctggagaccccaaaaccaccatGAGAACGTCCAACGGGACCCCCATGGGACGTTCTCCTTGATGGATCTGGTCTTGAAGGCATCTAATGGGGCTTCAGGACCTAAGGGATGGAGATCTGGGATCAATGGGGTGCCCCACACttatggggctgccccatagatAGGCcctggagaccccaaaaccaccacGAGAATGTTTTATGGGGGGCCCGTTGGATGTTCTTTGTGATGGATGGGGTCTTGAAGGCATCTAATGGGGCTTCAGGACCTAAGGGATGGGGATCTGGGATCAGTGG
This window encodes:
- the TGFB1I1 gene encoding transforming growth factor beta-1-induced transcript 1 protein, whose protein sequence is MEELDALLADLEVTTSHLARRPRPPADPPPSSPPAVGSERDQVYSAVQKPPAPRPPPSPGLGDLDRLLRDLSATHSCIADELLAQAPPPPRTEPADEEPPPRPPLPASTATQELDKLMASLSDFNLRGPGGFGVAPKSPKKFGGPPPGESLDSMLGLLQEDLKRQGVTPSSPPRLSGCSRCGPPGAPTCARCGQPVLHKMVTALDRTWHPEHFCCTHCGQPFGDEGFLEKDGQPYCRRDFAELFSSRCRGCGRPILEGYIAALQGLWHPECFVCRECLAPFAGGTFYEERGHPYCERHLPARRGSRCGGCGEPIAGRCVTAMAQRFHPEHFVCAFCLRPLAKGTFQEQEGKPYCQPCYRRLFG